TGCAGATAGTCCTTGGGTTCGGTGGGCGGGTCGACGTTGACCACGAGATCGAGGTCGTCGACGTGCAGGCCGCGAGCCGCGACGTTGGTGGCCACCAGGACGGTGATCTGGCCGTTCTTGAACTGCGCGAGGGTGCGGGTGCGGTGTGGCTGGGGCTTGCCGCTGTGCAGGGCCGCTGCGTGCACCCCGCTGGCCCGCAGGTGCCGGGTGAGCTGATCGACCGCGTGCTTGGTGTCCAGGAACAGCAGTACGCGGCCGTCGCGGGCGGCGATCTCCGTGACGACGGCGTACCGGTCGGGGCCGTGGACGACCAGCACATGGTGGTCCATCGTCGTGACCGCACCCGCGGATGCGTCAACCGAGTGGACGACGGGGTCGTGGAGGTAGCGGCTGACCAGCCGGCCGACGTCGCGGTCCAGGGTGGCGGAGAACAGCATCCGCTGGCCGTCGCGGTGCACCTGGTCGAGCACCTGGGTGACTTGCGGCAGGAAGCCCATGTCACACATCTGGTCGGCTTCGTCGAGGACGGTGATCCGTACCCGTCCCAGGCGGCAGGCCTTCCGCTCAACGAGGTCGTGCAGGCGACCAGGGGTGGCGACGATGACCTCCGCCCCGTCGCGCAGCGCAGCGGCCTGCCGGCCGATCGACAGACCGCCGACGACCGTAGCCATCCGCAGCCGGAGCGCGTCGGCGTACGGCGCGAGCGCTTCGGTGACCTGTTGGGCCAGCTCCCGGGTAGGTACCAGGATCAGAGCGAGGGGCTGCTTCGGCTCCGCGCGCCGCCCGGCCGTCCGTGCGAGCAGCGGCAGACCGAAGGCGAGCGTCTTGCCCGATCCGGTGCGCCCGCGCCCCAGGACGTCGCGTCCCGCGAGGGCGTCGGGCAGCGTGGCCGCCTGGATCGGGAAGGGCTCGCGCACGCCGCGCTCGGTGAGCGTGCGCAGCACCTCGGCCGGCAGGTCCAGATCGGCGAAGGAGGCGACAGGGGGCACCGTCGAGGCGAGGGGCGCCGGCTGGGCGACGTCGCCGTGTGAGGTGGCGGGGCGGTCCGGGTGGTTCATGAAGAGCCTTCCGCAAGGGGGAACGTACCGAGGAAGGCCCGGCAGGGAATGAAGGGAATGAGCAGCCAGCGAACAAGGGGACCGGACGGACGGAATCGCGGACCGTCGCAGCCGTCCAAACATGTGAGGCTAACACACAGTGACAGTTCGCCCCGGCGGTGTGGTGCTGATCGCTCCGCCTCGCGTCGGAGAGGGCCGGGTCATGAGGGGCCGGGAGGCGCGAGGGCCGGGCGGCCTGCGACGGCTCGGCCTGCGACCGTCCGGCCTGCGACCGCCCGGCCGGCGGCCTATGCCCCCGCCGTCGCCCCGTCTCCCAGCCCGAACGCCTCCAGCAGCCGTTCCGCCGCCAGCGTCGCGGTGATCTCGCCGTCGCGCACCGCCTGTTCCACTCCGGGGCCCAGCCGGCGCACCTCCGGGTGCTCCTGGAGGCGGTCGATCAGCCGGTCGCGGACCATCGACCAGGTCCAGTCGACCTGCTGCGCGCGGCGCCGCTCGGCCAGCGCCCCGGTGGACTCCAGGAGGGTGCGGTGCTGCTCGACCCGCTCCCAGACTCCCTTCAGACCGGTGCCCTCGCGGGCGCTGCAGGTCAGGACGGGCGGGGTCCAGGCCGCGTCGGCGGGCTGCAACAGCCGCAGTGCGCCGGACAGTTCGCGGGCCGCCGAGCGAGCGTCCCGTTCGTGCGGGCCGTCGGCCTTGTTGACGGAGACCAGGTCCGCCAGCTCCAGCACTCCCTTCTTGATGCCCTGGAGCTGATCACCGGTGCGCGCCAGGGTCAGCAGCAGAAAGGTGTCGACCATGCCCGCCACGGTGGTCTCGGACTGGCCGACGCCGACCGTCTCCACCAGGACCACGTCGTAGCCCGCGGCCTCCATCACCACGATGGACTCCCGGGTGGCCCGCGCCACCCCGCCCAGCGTGCCGGAGGTGGGGGAGGGACGGACGAACGCCGCCGGGTCCGTCGCCAGCCGCTCCATCCGGGTCTTGTCGCCCAGGATGGAGCCGCCGGTACGGCTGGAGGACGGGTCGACGGCGAGCACCGCCACCCGGTGCCCGGTGCCGGTCAGCAGCGAGCCGAGCGCGTCGATGAAGGTCGATTTGCCGACGCCCGGCACCCCGCTGATGCCCACTCTGCGGGCCGCGCCGGAGTACGGCAGCAGCTCGACCAGCAGCCGCTGGGCCGCCGCCCGGTGGTCGGGCCGGCTGGACTCCACCAGGGTGACGGCGCGGGCGATCCAGGCGCGGGAACCCGCGCGGACCCCCTCGGCGTACCGTTCGACATCGATCGTCGCAGGCATGACCCCCCGCTCAGAGCTCGTGGCCGAGGACCGACGCCAGGTCCCGCACCAGGTCGTGCGCGGCCTCCGGGATGACCGTGCCGGGCAGGAAGACCGCGGCGGCGCCCATGTCGCGCAGCGGCTGCACGTCCTGCGGCGGGATCACCCCGCCCACCACGATCGTGATGTCCTCGCGGTCCTCGGCGGCCAGTGCCTCCTTCAGCGCGGGCACCAGGGTCAGGTGCCCGGCCGCCAGCGACGACACCCCGACGATGTGGACGTCCGCCTCCACCGCCTGGCGGGCGACCTCGGCCGGGGTCTGGAACAGCGGGCCGACATCGACGTCGAAGCCCAGGTCGGCGAAGGCCGTGGCGATCACCTTCTGGCCGCGGTCATGGCCGTCCTGGCCCATCTTGGCCACCAGGATGCGCGGCCTGCGCCCCTCGGCGCGCTCGAACTCGGCCACCAGGTCCCGGGTGCGCTCGACACCGGAGGAGGGGCCCGCTTCGTCTCGGTACACACCGGAGATCGTACGGATCTGGCCGGAGTGCCGCCCGTAGACCGACTCCAGGGCGTCCGAGATCTCGCCGACGGTCGCCATCGCACGCGCGGCGTCCACCGCCAGCGCCAGCAGATTGCCCTCCAGCCCCTCGCCGGGGCCGGATTCGGCCGCCGCGGTCAGCGCGCGCAGCGCCGCCCGGCAGGCGTCCTCGTCGCGCTCGGCGCGCAGCCGCTTCAGCTTCTCGATCTGCTGGGCGCGCACCGAGGAGTTGTCGACCTTGAGGACGTCGATCTCCTCGTCGGTCTCCACCCGGTACTTGTTGACGCCGATCAGCGCCTGCCGCCCCGAGTCGATCCGGGCCTGGGTACGGGCCGCGGCCTCCTCGACACGCAGCTTGGGGATGCCCGCGTCGATGGCCTTCGCCATCCCGCCGGCCGCCTCGACCTCCTCGATGTGCTGCCACGCCCGCCGCGCCAGGTCGTGGGTGAGCCTTTCGACGTACGCGCTGCCGCCCCATGGGTCGATGACCCGGCAGGTGCCCGACTCCTGCTGCAGGAACAGCTGGGTGTTGCGGGCGATCCGGGCGGAGAAGTCGGTGGGCAGCGCCAGCGCCTCGTCCAGGGCGTTGGTGTGCAGCGACTGGGTGTGGCCCTGCGTCGCCGCCATCGCCTCGACACAGGTGCGGGTGACGTTGTTGAACACGTCCTGCGCGGTCAGCGACCAGCCCGAGGTCTGCGAATGGGTGCGCAGGGAGAGGGACTTGGGGTTCTTCGGCTCGAAACGCTGGACCAGACGCGCCCACAGCAGCCGGGCCGCCCGCAGCTTGGCGATCTCCATGAAGAAGTTCATGCCGATCGCCCAGAAGAACGACAGCCGCGGCGCGAAGGAGTCCACGTCCATGCCCGCCGCCATGCCCGCGCGCAAGTACTCCACCCCGTCGGCGAGGGTGTACGCCAGCTCCAGGTCGGCCGTCGCGCCCGCTTCCTGGATGTGGTAGCCGGAGATGGAGATGGAGTTGTAGCGCGGCATCTTCTGCGAGGTGTACGCGAAGATGTCGGAGATGATCCGCATCGAGGGCTGCGGCGGATAGATGTAGGTGTTGCGGACCATGAACTCCTTGAGGATGTCGTTCTGGATGGTCCCGGCCAGCTTCTCGGGCGGTACGCCCTGCTCCTCGGCGGCCACGATGTAGAGGGCGAGAACGGGCAGCACCGCGCCGTTCATCGTCATCGACACGGTCATCTTGTCCAGCGGGATGCCCTCGAAGAGCTGCCGCATGTCGTAGATCGAGTCGATGGCGACGCCCGCCATGCCGACATCGCCGGTCACCCGCGGGTGGTCGCTGTCGTAGCCGCGGTGGGTGGGCAGGTCGAAGGCGACCGACAGCCCCTTCTGGCCGGCCGCGAGGTTGCGGCGGTAGAAGGCGTTGGACTCCTCGGCGGTGGAGAAGCCGGCGTACTGCCGGATCGTCCAGGGCTGGTTGACGTACATCGTCGGGTACGGGCCGCGCAGATACGGCGTGATCCCCGGGTACGTGCCCAGGAAGTCCAGGCCGTCGAGGTCCGCGTCGGTGTACAGCGGCTTGACGTCGATGCCCTCCGGCGTCTCCCACGTCAGATCCGCCACGCCCTTGCCGGTGGACTGCGCCACGGCCTCGGCCCACTCCCCGGTGCCGCCGGCGGCGCCCGCCGCGGCCGGCTTCCCCAGCTCGACCGTGCTGAAGTCCGGGATGGCGCCCGTCTGCTGTGTCGTGTCGTTCATCACGCCACCTCCATGACATCCAGGGCCGAGGACAGCACCTCGACCGCGTCGCAGCCCGCGAAGACGAAGGAGTCCACCCCGGCCGCTACGAATTCCTCCCGGCGCTCACCCGGCTTGCCGGCCAGGTGCACCCGCAGCGCCCCCGCCGACTTCAGCGCGGCCGCCACGGCCGCCGCCTGCTCGCCGTACACCGCGTCGCTCGAACACAGACAGGCGATCCGCGCGCCACTGCGGGCGAACGCCTCGGCCACCGACTCCGCGTCCACCGGCGCGGCGTCCTGCACCGTCTCGATGCCGCCGGCCTGGAAGAG
This portion of the Streptomyces sp. 2114.4 genome encodes:
- a CDS encoding DEAD/DEAH box helicase; this translates as MNHPDRPATSHGDVAQPAPLASTVPPVASFADLDLPAEVLRTLTERGVREPFPIQAATLPDALAGRDVLGRGRTGSGKTLAFGLPLLARTAGRRAEPKQPLALILVPTRELAQQVTEALAPYADALRLRMATVVGGLSIGRQAAALRDGAEVIVATPGRLHDLVERKACRLGRVRITVLDEADQMCDMGFLPQVTQVLDQVHRDGQRMLFSATLDRDVGRLVSRYLHDPVVHSVDASAGAVTTMDHHVLVVHGPDRYAVVTEIAARDGRVLLFLDTKHAVDQLTRHLRASGVHAAALHSGKPQPHRTRTLAQFKNGQITVLVATNVAARGLHVDDLDLVVNVDPPTEPKDYLHRAGRTARAGESGCVVTLVPSGLRREMSRLMAEAGIEPTITKVRSGEAELSRITGAKAPSGTPLDGGPAAPRAKNTHAPFRGLGTSKDASRSTGGKSRKATEARKLAEARKAARVRRGN
- the meaB gene encoding methylmalonyl Co-A mutase-associated GTPase MeaB, producing MPATIDVERYAEGVRAGSRAWIARAVTLVESSRPDHRAAAQRLLVELLPYSGAARRVGISGVPGVGKSTFIDALGSLLTGTGHRVAVLAVDPSSSRTGGSILGDKTRMERLATDPAAFVRPSPTSGTLGGVARATRESIVVMEAAGYDVVLVETVGVGQSETTVAGMVDTFLLLTLARTGDQLQGIKKGVLELADLVSVNKADGPHERDARSAARELSGALRLLQPADAAWTPPVLTCSAREGTGLKGVWERVEQHRTLLESTGALAERRRAQQVDWTWSMVRDRLIDRLQEHPEVRRLGPGVEQAVRDGEITATLAAERLLEAFGLGDGATAGA
- the scpA gene encoding methylmalonyl-CoA mutase yields the protein MNDTTQQTGAIPDFSTVELGKPAAAGAAGGTGEWAEAVAQSTGKGVADLTWETPEGIDVKPLYTDADLDGLDFLGTYPGITPYLRGPYPTMYVNQPWTIRQYAGFSTAEESNAFYRRNLAAGQKGLSVAFDLPTHRGYDSDHPRVTGDVGMAGVAIDSIYDMRQLFEGIPLDKMTVSMTMNGAVLPVLALYIVAAEEQGVPPEKLAGTIQNDILKEFMVRNTYIYPPQPSMRIISDIFAYTSQKMPRYNSISISGYHIQEAGATADLELAYTLADGVEYLRAGMAAGMDVDSFAPRLSFFWAIGMNFFMEIAKLRAARLLWARLVQRFEPKNPKSLSLRTHSQTSGWSLTAQDVFNNVTRTCVEAMAATQGHTQSLHTNALDEALALPTDFSARIARNTQLFLQQESGTCRVIDPWGGSAYVERLTHDLARRAWQHIEEVEAAGGMAKAIDAGIPKLRVEEAAARTQARIDSGRQALIGVNKYRVETDEEIDVLKVDNSSVRAQQIEKLKRLRAERDEDACRAALRALTAAAESGPGEGLEGNLLALAVDAARAMATVGEISDALESVYGRHSGQIRTISGVYRDEAGPSSGVERTRDLVAEFERAEGRRPRILVAKMGQDGHDRGQKVIATAFADLGFDVDVGPLFQTPAEVARQAVEADVHIVGVSSLAAGHLTLVPALKEALAAEDREDITIVVGGVIPPQDVQPLRDMGAAAVFLPGTVIPEAAHDLVRDLASVLGHEL